From the genome of Palaemon carinicauda isolate YSFRI2023 chromosome 6, ASM3689809v2, whole genome shotgun sequence, one region includes:
- the LOC137643001 gene encoding uncharacterized protein, with product MTARAYPVGDAQIHRPNSARNRQGLLQSGQLQLKKRAPKSIRSGTLNVGIMTGRGREVADMMERRKTGCPEEEKDDFWRHLDQEMINIPNEELLMIGGDLNGHVGINSQCLERIHGGWALGDVNQDGERVLDLTVAFDMAVINTFFEKKPKYLTTYKSGWQESLIDFVLRRMVHLKEIRKRKIFPGEAVAPQHRLLTVD from the exons ATGACCGCTAGGGCGTACCCCGTAGGCGACGCGcagatacatcgccctaactctgcgAGAAATAGGCAAGGGCTACTGCAAAGTGGGCAACTGCAGTTAAAGAAGCGAGCCCCAAAATCTATTAGAAGTGGCACCTTGAACGTTGGAATCATGACAGGACGTGGAAGAGAAGTTGCCGATatgatggagaggaggaaa ACAGGTTGTCCAGAAGAGGAAAAAGACGATTTTTGGAGACATCTGGATCAGGAAATGATTAATATACCAAATGAAGAACTGCTAATGATAGGAGGGGACCTAAATGGTCATGTAGGGATAAATAGCCAGTGCCTGGAAAGAATACATGGAGGATGGGCTTTGGGAGATGTGAATCaagatggtgaaagggttttgGACCTTACTGTAGCGTTTGATATGGCAGTAATCAacactttctttgaaaaaaaacCAAAATATCTTACAACGTATAAAAGTGGTTGGCAAGAATCCTTAATTGATTTTGTATTACGTAGAATGGTACATCTAAAAGAGATAAGAAAACGTAAAATATTCCCAGGAGAGGCTGTAGCTCCCCAGCATAGACTCTTGACAGTAGACTAG